From uncultured Desulfobacter sp.:
CGCTGGAATTCTTTTTCCTGCAGAAAGCGCAAAAGCTTTGTTTGTACGGCTGCGGACAGTTCACCCAACTCATCCATAAAAAGTGTTCCGCTGTCCGCCAGCTCAAAACGGCCAATGTGTTTTTTATGGGCACCGGTAAACGCCCCTTTTTCATGGCCGAAAAGCTCGCTTTCCACAAGGGATTCGGGCAGGGCACTGCAATTGACCGTAATCAGGGGGTGATCGGCCCGGGCGCTTAAAGCGTGAATCAATTTTGCCAAAAGTTCTTTTCCGGTGCCGGTCTCGCCCTGGATCAGGACCGAGGCATCGCTTGGGGCAATCTTATGAGCAAGCCGAATCAGATCCTGCATTTTTTCACTTTTATAGATGATCTCTTTCTGGGTAACCTGTTTATCCCGAAGCTGGCGGCGAAGAATGCTGTTCTCCCGGATTACGGCCCGGTGGGATGCAGCCTTTTCGATAAGAAGCAGTAACTGATCCAGGTCGATAGGCTTGGTGATGTAGTCCATTGCTCCGGCTTTCATGACTTCGACAGCGGTTTCTATGGTTCCGTAGGCCGTGACCATAATGGCCTGCAGGTCAGGCTGCAGGGATTTCAGCTGTGTGAGCACTTCCAGTCCGTTTTGGCCGGGCATTTTATAGTCGAGAACCGCCAGGTCAATCTCGTACTGCCGGGCCGCATTCATGGCCTGGGTTCCGTTCTGTGCTTCAACGACCCGGTATCCTTCTTTTTCAAGCACGTCTCTTAGCATCTCCCGCTGCAGGTGTTCATCCTCAACAAGCAATATTCGGATTGTGTATTTCATGCCATGGCCTCCTTCAGGTCAGATTTGCCGTGCAATGGCAGCACAATCCGGGCTGTG
This genomic window contains:
- a CDS encoding sigma-54 dependent transcriptional regulator yields the protein MKYTIRILLVEDEHLQREMLRDVLEKEGYRVVEAQNGTQAMNAARQYEIDLAVLDYKMPGQNGLEVLTQLKSLQPDLQAIMVTAYGTIETAVEVMKAGAMDYITKPIDLDQLLLLIEKAASHRAVIRENSILRRQLRDKQVTQKEIIYKSEKMQDLIRLAHKIAPSDASVLIQGETGTGKELLAKLIHALSARADHPLITVNCSALPESLVESELFGHEKGAFTGAHKKHIGRFELADSGTLFMDELGELSAAVQTKLLRFLQEKEFQRVGAERTLTSDVRIISATNRNLKEDIKKGVFREDLFFRINVVTLQIPPLRERKDDIPALAEFFVDRFVRRTDKKIFRISSEAMGCLVKYDFPGNVRELENIIERAVVLCHGEMIGISDLPFKEPLPPSKGSLKENLEELESRMVAQALKSCDGHQTNAALQLGISERMLRYKLKKYGFK